The Achromobacter deleyi genome has a window encoding:
- a CDS encoding LysE family translocator has product MLPIDTLIAFFGIAVLLALTPGPDNIFVLMQSAIWGRKAGMFVVLGLCTGLLGHTAAVAVGLAAVFAASPMAFTVLKLAGAAYLAYLAWQILRAPVEGDAGKPPEPMQPGALYRRGIVMNLTNPKVLLFFFAFLPQFTSPGLGPVGLQTMQLGAVFMVSTLLVFGAIAFFSGAFGELLQRSTTAKRWLNRIAALVFVGLALRLATATR; this is encoded by the coding sequence ATGCTGCCCATCGACACCCTGATCGCATTCTTCGGCATTGCCGTGCTGCTGGCCCTGACTCCGGGGCCGGACAATATCTTCGTGCTGATGCAATCGGCCATCTGGGGCCGCAAGGCGGGCATGTTCGTGGTGCTGGGATTGTGCACGGGGCTGCTGGGACATACCGCCGCCGTGGCCGTGGGACTGGCCGCCGTCTTTGCGGCGTCGCCCATGGCCTTCACGGTGCTCAAGCTGGCGGGCGCGGCGTACCTGGCCTACCTGGCGTGGCAGATCCTGCGCGCGCCGGTAGAAGGCGACGCCGGCAAGCCCCCCGAGCCGATGCAGCCAGGCGCCCTGTACCGCCGCGGCATCGTGATGAACCTGACCAACCCCAAGGTACTGCTGTTCTTCTTTGCTTTCCTGCCCCAGTTCACCTCGCCCGGGCTGGGACCGGTGGGCTTGCAGACCATGCAGCTGGGCGCGGTGTTCATGGTGTCGACGCTGCTGGTGTTCGGCGCGATTGCGTTCTTCTCGGGCGCATTCGGTGAACTGCTGCAACGCTCGACGACCGCCAAGCGCTGGCTGAACCGGATCGCCGCGCTGGTGTTCGTGGGGCTGGCGCTGCGGCTGGCGACGGCGACCCGCTAG
- the argS gene encoding arginine--tRNA ligase, translated as MLLEQQKQLISLIQAAVAQSLPDAQANVLLERPKVAAHGDVATNVAMQLAKPARRNPRELAQAIVDALMAHPDAAPLVESAEVAGPGFINLRITPAARQAVIAAVAEQGAAFGRAPRSGEKILVEFVSANPTGPLHVGHARQAALGDALCRLYDASGWDVTREFYYNDAGNQIHNLAISVQARARGLTTESPDWPADGYKGDYIADIARDFQDGKTIQASDGEPVTATGNIESLDDIRVFAVAYLRREQDLDLQAFGLAFDNYYLESSLYTSGRVEATVKALIAGGHTYEEGGALWLRTTELGTGDDKDRVMRKSEGGYTYFVPDVAYHKAKWERGFHRAVNIQGSDHHGTVARVRAGLQALEEGIPKDYPSYVLHKMVKVMRGGEEVKISKRAGSYVTMRDLIDWVGRDAVRYFLIQRRADTEFVFDVDLALSKSDENPVYYIQYAHARICSVINNAGMPAADVAQADAALLTAPTEFALMQRLAEFPQVVALASQELSPHHIAFWLRDCASDFHAWYNAERVLVDDTALKLARLRLAATTRQVLANGLELMGVSAPERM; from the coding sequence ATGCTCCTCGAGCAACAAAAACAGCTTATCTCCCTGATCCAGGCCGCCGTTGCGCAGAGCCTGCCCGACGCCCAGGCCAACGTCCTGCTGGAGCGCCCCAAGGTTGCCGCCCACGGCGACGTCGCCACCAACGTGGCCATGCAGCTGGCCAAGCCCGCCCGCCGCAACCCCCGCGAACTGGCCCAGGCCATCGTGGACGCCCTGATGGCGCATCCCGATGCCGCCCCGCTGGTCGAAAGCGCCGAAGTGGCCGGTCCCGGCTTCATCAACCTGCGCATCACCCCCGCCGCCCGCCAGGCCGTCATCGCGGCCGTGGCCGAGCAGGGCGCCGCATTCGGCCGCGCCCCCCGCAGCGGCGAGAAGATCCTGGTCGAGTTCGTGTCGGCCAACCCCACCGGCCCGCTGCACGTGGGCCATGCCCGCCAGGCCGCGCTGGGCGACGCCCTCTGCCGCCTGTACGACGCCAGCGGCTGGGACGTCACCCGCGAGTTCTACTACAACGACGCCGGCAACCAGATCCATAACCTGGCCATCAGCGTGCAGGCCCGCGCCCGCGGCCTGACGACCGAATCCCCCGATTGGCCCGCCGACGGCTACAAGGGCGACTACATCGCCGATATCGCCCGCGACTTCCAGGACGGCAAGACCATCCAGGCGTCCGATGGCGAACCCGTCACGGCCACCGGCAACATCGAAAGCCTGGACGACATCCGCGTCTTCGCCGTGGCCTACCTGCGCCGCGAGCAAGACCTGGACCTGCAGGCCTTCGGCCTGGCGTTCGACAATTACTATCTGGAAAGCTCGCTCTACACGTCCGGACGCGTGGAAGCGACGGTCAAGGCCCTGATCGCCGGCGGCCACACCTACGAGGAAGGCGGCGCGCTGTGGCTGCGCACCACCGAACTGGGCACGGGCGACGACAAAGACCGCGTCATGCGCAAGAGCGAAGGCGGCTACACCTACTTCGTGCCGGACGTGGCCTATCACAAGGCCAAATGGGAGCGCGGCTTCCATCGCGCCGTGAACATCCAGGGCAGCGACCACCACGGCACCGTGGCGCGCGTGCGCGCCGGCCTGCAGGCGCTGGAAGAAGGCATCCCCAAGGACTACCCGTCCTACGTGCTGCACAAGATGGTCAAGGTGATGCGAGGCGGCGAAGAGGTCAAGATCTCCAAGCGCGCCGGCAGCTACGTGACCATGCGCGACCTGATCGACTGGGTCGGCCGCGACGCGGTGCGCTACTTCCTGATCCAGCGCCGCGCCGACACGGAATTCGTGTTCGACGTGGACCTGGCGCTGTCCAAGAGCGACGAGAACCCCGTCTATTACATCCAGTACGCCCATGCGCGCATTTGCTCGGTGATCAATAACGCCGGCATGCCGGCCGCCGACGTGGCCCAGGCCGACGCCGCGCTCTTGACCGCCCCGACCGAATTCGCGCTGATGCAGCGCCTGGCCGAGTTCCCCCAGGTGGTGGCCCTGGCCTCCCAGGAACTGTCGCCGCACCACATCGCGTTCTGGCTGCGCGACTGCGCCTCGGACTTCCATGCCTGGTACAACGCCGAGCGCGTCCTGGTCGACGACACGGCCCTGAAGCTGGCCCGTCTGCGCCTGGCCGCCACCACGCGCCAGGTGCTGGCGAACGGCCTGGAGCTGATGGGCGTTTCCGCTCCCGAGCGGATGTAA
- a CDS encoding nitroreductase, which produces MTTAAAHPSPASRERADAPLEAWLLARHSCRAFLPEPVPRDTIERILSLAQRTASWCNCQPWQVAITEGAGTRRLADALQRRAEHTGFTPDFPFPREYRGDYLARRRESGFQLYGAVGVARGDREAYRRQEMRNFALFDAPHVAIVTTDEALGEYGAMDCGGYVANFLLAAQANGVATVAQASLAMYPEVLREVLGIAPDRRVVCGISFGYADAAHPANSYRTRRADLPETVSWIG; this is translated from the coding sequence ATGACCACCGCCGCTGCCCATCCCTCTCCGGCATCCCGTGAACGCGCCGACGCCCCGCTTGAAGCCTGGCTGCTTGCGCGCCACAGTTGCCGCGCCTTTCTGCCCGAACCGGTGCCGCGCGACACCATCGAGCGCATCCTGAGCCTGGCCCAGCGCACGGCGTCCTGGTGCAACTGCCAGCCGTGGCAGGTGGCCATCACCGAAGGCGCGGGCACGCGGCGGCTGGCCGACGCGCTGCAGCGCCGCGCGGAGCACACGGGCTTCACACCCGACTTCCCCTTCCCGCGGGAGTACCGCGGCGACTATCTGGCCCGCCGCCGCGAATCGGGCTTTCAGCTCTATGGCGCGGTCGGCGTGGCTCGCGGCGACCGCGAGGCCTACCGCCGTCAGGAAATGCGCAACTTCGCGCTGTTCGACGCGCCGCACGTCGCCATCGTCACGACCGACGAGGCGTTGGGCGAATACGGCGCCATGGACTGCGGCGGCTATGTCGCCAATTTCTTGCTGGCGGCCCAGGCCAACGGCGTGGCAACCGTGGCGCAGGCGTCGCTGGCGATGTATCCGGAAGTGCTGCGCGAGGTGCTGGGCATCGCGCCGGACCGCCGCGTGGTCTGCGGCATTTCCTTCGGCTACGCGGATGCGGCACATCCCGCCAACAGCTACCGCACCCGGCGGGCCGACCTGCCGGAAACGGTCAGCTGGATAGGTTGA
- a CDS encoding MerR family transcriptional regulator: MPSSTWTISELSREFDVTPRTIRFYEDQGIVSPAREGRNRVFGPRDRTRLKLALRGKRLGLQLSEILTLIDMYDGPGDTEVQLRQYLAVLEQHRATLEQQRRDIDDTLQEIAQQERQCRELLAQKP; the protein is encoded by the coding sequence ATGCCCTCGTCAACCTGGACCATCTCTGAACTCTCCCGCGAGTTCGACGTCACGCCCCGCACGATCCGCTTCTATGAAGACCAGGGTATCGTCAGCCCGGCGCGCGAGGGACGCAACCGGGTCTTCGGCCCGCGCGACCGCACGCGCCTGAAACTGGCCCTGCGCGGCAAACGGCTGGGGCTGCAACTGTCCGAAATCCTGACCCTGATCGACATGTACGACGGGCCCGGCGACACGGAGGTACAGCTGCGCCAGTATCTGGCCGTCCTGGAACAGCATCGCGCCACGCTGGAGCAGCAGCGCCGCGACATCGACGACACCTTGCAGGAAATCGCGCAGCAGGAACGGCAGTGCCGCGAATTGCTGGCGCAAAAGCCGTAG
- a CDS encoding SPOR domain-containing protein has product MATKRKPTRRSSGESGSTLYGALAGLLIGLIVAAAVAFYVTKAPVPFVDRASRQGDSGKLPDPRQAPDPNAGLYGRDGAAGAPPTGPTATAPAPLPGAGAPAKGGDETPAKLDDLGALIATLPTSKAPAAAPAPAAPSTAPTPIAKAAPAAPAKPAPATTSSAATGTYYLQAGAFRGENDAESLKARIILLGLPVAVQKADLNGKPINRVRVGPFARLDDMNRARGRLGENKIETAVVRQ; this is encoded by the coding sequence ATGGCAACCAAGCGCAAACCTACCCGCCGCTCGTCCGGCGAAAGCGGCAGCACCCTGTACGGGGCGCTGGCCGGCCTGCTGATCGGGCTGATCGTCGCCGCCGCCGTCGCCTTTTACGTCACCAAGGCGCCCGTGCCGTTCGTGGACCGGGCCAGCCGCCAGGGCGACTCGGGCAAGCTGCCCGACCCCCGCCAGGCGCCCGACCCCAACGCCGGCCTGTACGGCCGCGACGGCGCGGCAGGCGCCCCGCCCACCGGCCCGACGGCCACCGCGCCAGCCCCGCTGCCTGGCGCGGGAGCCCCGGCCAAGGGCGGCGACGAAACGCCCGCCAAACTGGACGACCTGGGCGCGCTGATCGCCACCCTGCCGACTTCCAAGGCGCCCGCCGCCGCGCCAGCCCCGGCAGCGCCCAGCACCGCGCCCACGCCGATCGCCAAAGCGGCCCCGGCCGCCCCCGCCAAGCCGGCGCCAGCGACCACGTCCTCCGCGGCAACCGGCACGTATTACCTGCAGGCAGGCGCTTTCCGCGGCGAGAACGACGCGGAATCGCTGAAGGCCCGCATCATCCTGCTGGGCTTGCCCGTGGCCGTGCAGAAGGCGGACCTGAACGGCAAGCCCATCAACCGCGTCAGGGTGGGGCCGTTTGCCCGCCTGGACGACATGAACCGCGCCCGCGGCAGGCTGGGCGAGAACAAGATCGAAACCGCGGTGGTGCGCCAGTAG
- a CDS encoding thiol:disulfide interchange protein DsbA/DsbL — protein MLSPKLIRILAAAALTATAFFSPVSHAQGAQQFVPINPPLPSDTPGKVEVLEFFAYTCPHCASMEPMVEDWAKTAPSDVVLKQVPIAFNAGMKPLQQLYYTLLALDRPDLHPKVFTAIHGEHKRLFDKKAMGDWIATQGVDRAKFDSVFDSFSVQAQVQRANQLADAYRIEGTPSFAVGGKFMTSPVMAGNSYEGALKEVDRLIPMARNK, from the coding sequence ATGCTGTCCCCCAAGCTTATTCGCATCCTGGCAGCCGCCGCGCTGACCGCAACGGCGTTCTTCAGCCCGGTCAGCCATGCTCAAGGCGCCCAGCAGTTCGTGCCCATCAATCCGCCGCTGCCGTCGGATACGCCGGGCAAGGTCGAAGTCCTGGAATTCTTTGCCTACACCTGCCCGCATTGCGCGTCCATGGAACCCATGGTTGAAGACTGGGCCAAGACCGCGCCTTCGGACGTGGTGCTCAAGCAGGTCCCGATCGCCTTCAACGCCGGCATGAAGCCGCTGCAACAGCTCTACTACACGCTGCTGGCCCTGGACCGCCCGGACCTGCACCCGAAGGTCTTCACCGCCATCCACGGCGAGCACAAGCGCCTGTTCGACAAGAAGGCGATGGGCGACTGGATCGCGACGCAAGGCGTGGACCGAGCCAAGTTCGACTCGGTATTCGATTCCTTCAGCGTGCAGGCGCAAGTCCAGCGCGCCAACCAGCTGGCCGACGCCTACCGCATCGAGGGCACGCCCTCGTTTGCCGTCGGCGGCAAGTTCATGACCTCGCCGGTCATGGCGGGCAACAGCTACGAAGGCGCCCTGAAGGAAGTGGATCGCCTGATCCCGATGGCGCGCAACAAGTAA
- a CDS encoding ABC transporter substrate-binding protein, with the protein MKKQFLRSRAALSLGLGLCLASGAPLAHASAADGVKIGVLTDMAGVTADATGKGSVEAARLAIEEMGGTLLGKPISLVSGDHQHRPDIGSSMVRKWYDTDGVDVVVDVPNSSVALAVQGIAREKKKLVLFSSPGTTALSQAQCSPYGVQWTYTTYALSRGTATAVVKEGNKRWFILASDYAFGKQLAADTETVVKANGGEVVGTVFHPLNASDFASFLLQAQGSKAQIIAIANAGGDTISAIKQAAEFGIGGTQQLAAMLLLLTDVHSLGLQAAQKTYLTVPSYWDMNDGTRAFTKKFEARVGRPPTFLQAGVYSSVRHYLQAVKAAGTVDADAVMAKMKSLPIDDPFSLNAHIRADGLVVRDMMLAQVKTPEQSKAPWDYYNVVRTIPGDTLAWPLSESQCPMARQ; encoded by the coding sequence ATGAAAAAGCAATTCCTGCGCAGCCGCGCCGCGTTGAGCCTGGGCCTGGGCCTGTGTCTCGCGTCGGGCGCACCGCTGGCCCACGCCAGCGCGGCCGACGGCGTGAAGATCGGCGTGCTGACGGACATGGCCGGCGTCACCGCCGACGCCACCGGCAAGGGCTCCGTGGAAGCCGCCAGGCTGGCCATCGAGGAAATGGGCGGCACCTTGCTGGGCAAGCCCATCTCGCTGGTGTCGGGAGACCACCAGCATCGCCCCGATATCGGCAGCAGCATGGTCCGCAAGTGGTACGACACGGATGGCGTGGACGTGGTGGTGGACGTGCCCAACTCGTCGGTCGCGCTGGCGGTGCAGGGCATCGCGCGGGAAAAGAAGAAACTGGTGCTGTTCTCCAGTCCCGGCACGACCGCGCTGTCGCAGGCGCAATGCTCGCCGTATGGCGTGCAGTGGACCTACACGACCTATGCGCTGTCGCGCGGCACGGCAACCGCCGTGGTCAAGGAGGGCAACAAGCGCTGGTTCATCCTGGCGTCCGACTACGCCTTCGGCAAGCAGCTGGCCGCCGACACCGAGACCGTCGTGAAGGCGAACGGTGGCGAGGTCGTCGGCACCGTCTTCCATCCGCTGAATGCATCGGACTTTGCGTCCTTCCTGCTGCAGGCGCAGGGCTCCAAGGCGCAGATCATCGCCATCGCCAACGCGGGCGGCGACACCATATCGGCCATCAAGCAGGCGGCGGAGTTCGGCATCGGCGGCACGCAGCAGCTGGCGGCGATGCTGCTGCTGCTGACCGACGTGCACAGCCTGGGCCTGCAGGCCGCGCAAAAGACCTACCTGACCGTGCCGTCGTATTGGGACATGAATGACGGCACGCGCGCCTTCACCAAGAAGTTCGAAGCCCGCGTGGGCCGCCCGCCCACCTTCCTGCAGGCCGGCGTCTACAGCTCGGTGCGCCACTATCTGCAAGCGGTGAAGGCCGCCGGCACGGTGGACGCCGACGCGGTGATGGCCAAGATGAAGTCGCTGCCCATCGACGACCCCTTCAGCCTGAATGCGCATATCCGCGCCGACGGCCTGGTGGTGCGCGACATGATGCTGGCGCAGGTGAAGACGCCCGAGCAGTCCAAGGCGCCCTGGGATTACTACAACGTCGTGCGGACGATTCCTGGCGACACGCTGGCCTGGCCGCTGTCGGAAAGCCAATGCCCGATGGCCAGGCAATGA
- a CDS encoding MBL fold metallo-hydrolase — MNPNEQKLQYPWADFQPEAGRAHVVAEGVKWIRMPLPFALDHINLWLLRDKIDGKDGWTIVDCGISRDEVKTLWEDVFKNELDGLPVLRVLVTHMHPDHIGLAHWLCERWNARLWMTMTDFMVASLWSSRRNDAGAGPGGQAAVEHFARHGLTDPQAQEQIRQRANYYPNLVPAVPPRYTRIMDGDQVRIGGRDWRVIVGYGHAPEHASLFSPDLRVVISGDMVLPRISTNVSVFDYEPDANPLPLYLRSLDGYDGLPEDTLVLPSHGRPFKGLHERIAQQHEHHRDRLAEVLEACAVQPQSTSDIVPVLFKRKLDLHQLTFAMGEALAHLHALYFEGKLKRAQDADGIVRFKAA; from the coding sequence ATGAACCCCAACGAACAAAAGCTGCAGTATCCCTGGGCGGATTTCCAGCCCGAGGCCGGCCGTGCGCATGTCGTGGCGGAGGGCGTCAAATGGATCCGGATGCCGCTGCCGTTCGCGCTGGATCATATCAACCTCTGGCTGCTGCGGGACAAGATCGACGGCAAGGATGGCTGGACCATCGTCGACTGCGGCATTTCGCGCGACGAAGTGAAGACGCTGTGGGAAGACGTGTTCAAGAACGAGCTGGACGGCCTGCCCGTGCTGCGCGTGCTGGTCACCCACATGCACCCCGACCACATCGGCCTGGCCCATTGGCTGTGCGAACGCTGGAACGCCCGGCTGTGGATGACGATGACCGACTTCATGGTGGCGTCGCTCTGGTCGTCGCGCCGCAACGATGCCGGCGCGGGGCCCGGCGGGCAGGCGGCGGTCGAGCATTTTGCCCGTCACGGCCTGACCGATCCGCAAGCGCAGGAACAGATCCGCCAGCGCGCCAATTACTATCCCAACCTCGTGCCGGCGGTGCCGCCGCGGTACACCCGCATCATGGACGGCGACCAGGTCCGCATCGGCGGGCGCGACTGGCGCGTCATCGTGGGCTACGGCCACGCGCCGGAACATGCTTCGCTGTTCTCGCCCGACCTGCGCGTGGTGATCTCCGGCGATATGGTGCTGCCGCGCATTTCCACCAACGTCAGCGTGTTCGACTACGAACCCGACGCCAATCCCCTGCCCTTGTACCTGCGTTCGCTGGACGGCTACGACGGCCTGCCGGAGGACACGCTGGTGCTGCCCTCGCATGGCCGTCCGTTCAAGGGCCTGCATGAGCGCATCGCGCAGCAGCACGAGCATCACCGCGACCGGCTTGCCGAAGTGCTGGAAGCCTGTGCGGTCCAGCCGCAGTCCACCTCCGACATCGTGCCGGTCCTGTTCAAGCGCAAGCTGGACCTGCACCAGCTCACCTTCGCCATGGGCGAGGCCCTGGCGCACCTGCACGCGCTATACTTCGAGGGCAAGCTGAAACGCGCCCAGGACGCGGACGGCATCGTGCGGTTCAAGGCCGCCTGA
- the metC gene encoding cystathionine beta-lyase, which yields MPTKHIDTVLQHAGTAPFNPETGTAPVPLPPMRASTVRFANIAALENAQRSKAAGGRASTYGRMGMDTHAALEEVFTQLEGGTHCYLASSGLSAMTMVMLALCSAGDHALISDCVYGPMRELDDAVLKRLNIDITYFAAGEDLEELVRPNTTLLYVESPGSLLFEMLDMGAMAAFAQSHGLVLATDNTWGSGYIYRPLMLGAQVSVIAGTKYVGGHSDLMLGAVVTNDENIAKKLNRTQYAMGYSISADDAWLALRGVRTMPIRMAQHARHAMQVCEFLKSRPETVRLFHPAWPEDPGHALWQRDCTGSNGMLSVELRLSPAAVRQFVEALNLFGIGFSWGGYESLVQLVSPKDLSKHRYWGEGDNALVRLHIGLESPEDIIADLTQAFEQAAAVKD from the coding sequence ATGCCTACCAAACACATCGATACGGTCCTCCAGCACGCAGGCACCGCCCCGTTCAACCCCGAGACCGGCACGGCCCCGGTGCCGCTGCCGCCCATGCGGGCCAGCACGGTGCGCTTCGCCAACATCGCTGCCCTGGAAAACGCGCAGCGCAGCAAGGCGGCCGGCGGCCGCGCCTCGACGTACGGGCGCATGGGCATGGACACCCATGCGGCGCTGGAAGAAGTCTTCACGCAGCTGGAAGGGGGCACGCACTGCTACCTGGCGTCCTCGGGCCTGTCGGCCATGACGATGGTCATGCTGGCCCTGTGCTCGGCGGGCGACCACGCCCTGATCTCGGACTGCGTGTACGGCCCGATGCGCGAACTGGACGACGCCGTCCTGAAGCGCCTGAACATCGACATCACCTACTTCGCGGCCGGCGAAGACCTTGAAGAGCTGGTGCGCCCGAACACCACGCTGCTGTACGTGGAGTCTCCCGGCTCCCTGCTGTTCGAAATGCTGGACATGGGCGCCATGGCCGCCTTCGCGCAAAGCCACGGCCTGGTGCTGGCCACCGACAACACCTGGGGCTCGGGCTATATCTACCGGCCGCTGATGCTGGGCGCGCAGGTGTCCGTCATCGCCGGCACCAAGTATGTGGGCGGACACTCCGACCTGATGCTGGGCGCCGTGGTCACCAACGACGAGAACATCGCCAAGAAGCTGAATCGCACCCAGTACGCGATGGGTTACTCCATCAGCGCGGACGATGCCTGGCTGGCGTTGCGCGGCGTGCGCACCATGCCGATCCGCATGGCCCAGCACGCGCGCCATGCCATGCAGGTGTGCGAGTTCCTCAAGAGCCGCCCCGAGACCGTGCGCCTGTTCCACCCGGCATGGCCGGAGGATCCCGGCCATGCCTTGTGGCAGCGCGACTGCACGGGCTCCAATGGCATGCTGTCCGTGGAACTGCGCCTGTCGCCCGCCGCGGTGCGCCAGTTCGTGGAAGCGCTGAACTTGTTCGGCATCGGCTTCTCGTGGGGCGGATACGAAAGTCTGGTGCAGCTCGTGTCGCCCAAGGACCTGTCCAAGCATCGCTACTGGGGCGAAGGCGACAATGCGCTGGTCCGCCTGCACATCGGCCTGGAGTCCCCCGAGGACATCATCGCCGACCTGACGCAGGCCTTCGAGCAAGCCGCGGCCGTCAAGGACTAG
- a CDS encoding Bug family tripartite tricarboxylate transporter substrate binding protein: protein MKKKTLLIKAAGAALAIMASGAMAQGWPAKPVTVVVPYTAGGSADAIGRRLGDALRKEANVTVIVENKPGAGASVGTDFVARAQPDGTTLLLASTSPLTIFPHLAKTNYDPMKDLTPVASVAVAPVAIVATKALPVKDFAGLIDYAKSHPDGVRYGTPGQGTVAHIGMAAVTTQTDTKMLHVPYRGNSQALTDGLGGVVELLVVNSDVVLPHVANGALKPLAVMAPQRLAAWPDVPTMAELKLPQAQYYSNFGVFAPANLPPAVSQPLQAALAKAVASAEFQELLAKSYLQPGTASGEAFAKQVQAEFVNNARIIKEGNIKAE, encoded by the coding sequence ATGAAAAAGAAGACATTGCTGATCAAGGCCGCGGGGGCGGCCCTGGCAATCATGGCAAGCGGCGCAATGGCCCAAGGCTGGCCGGCCAAGCCTGTCACCGTGGTCGTGCCCTACACCGCCGGCGGTAGCGCCGATGCGATCGGGCGCCGCCTGGGCGACGCGTTGCGCAAGGAAGCCAACGTAACCGTCATCGTTGAAAACAAGCCCGGCGCCGGCGCCTCCGTGGGCACGGACTTCGTGGCGCGCGCGCAGCCGGACGGCACCACGCTGCTGCTGGCCTCGACCAGCCCGCTGACGATCTTCCCGCACCTGGCCAAGACCAATTACGACCCGATGAAGGACCTGACGCCGGTGGCCAGCGTGGCCGTGGCTCCGGTTGCCATCGTGGCGACCAAGGCGCTGCCGGTGAAGGATTTTGCAGGCCTGATCGACTACGCCAAGTCGCACCCGGATGGCGTGCGCTACGGCACGCCGGGCCAGGGCACCGTGGCCCATATCGGCATGGCGGCGGTGACCACGCAGACGGACACCAAGATGCTGCATGTGCCCTACCGCGGCAACAGCCAGGCGCTGACCGACGGCCTGGGCGGCGTGGTGGAGCTGCTGGTGGTCAATAGCGACGTCGTGCTGCCGCACGTGGCCAACGGCGCCTTGAAGCCGCTGGCCGTGATGGCGCCGCAACGCCTGGCCGCCTGGCCGGACGTGCCGACGATGGCCGAGCTGAAGCTGCCGCAAGCGCAGTACTACTCGAACTTCGGCGTCTTTGCGCCCGCCAACCTGCCGCCGGCCGTGTCGCAGCCCTTGCAGGCCGCCTTGGCCAAGGCCGTGGCCAGCGCCGAGTTCCAGGAATTGCTGGCCAAGTCCTACCTGCAGCCGGGCACGGCCTCGGGCGAGGCCTTTGCCAAGCAGGTGCAGGCGGAGTTCGTGAACAACGCGCGCATCATTAAAGAAGGCAATATCAAGGCCGAGTAA
- a CDS encoding YnfA family protein, which translates to MAALQTLALFILTALAEIVGCYLPYLWLRKGHSIWLLAPAALSLALFAWLLTLHPTASGRVYAAYGGVYIGMALLWLWAVDGIRPSASDWIGVGLCLAGMLVIMFGPRST; encoded by the coding sequence ATGGCCGCCCTGCAAACCCTCGCGCTCTTCATCCTGACCGCGCTGGCCGAAATCGTCGGCTGCTATCTGCCCTATCTGTGGCTGCGCAAAGGTCATTCCATCTGGCTGCTGGCGCCGGCCGCGCTCAGCCTGGCGCTGTTCGCGTGGCTGCTCACCCTGCATCCCACGGCGTCGGGCCGCGTCTATGCCGCGTACGGTGGCGTCTATATCGGCATGGCGCTGCTGTGGCTGTGGGCCGTGGATGGCATCCGCCCCAGCGCGAGCGACTGGATCGGCGTCGGCCTGTGCCTGGCCGGGATGCTGGTGATCATGTTCGGGCCGCGCAGCACGTAG
- a CDS encoding alpha/beta fold hydrolase encodes MKQALALADFGSFYAGGRPVRIDGLPTRDIAFTQSASLAYDPNGLYHFEQAYAQYFIPARLAHPLPVVLLHGGGMTGAMWEQTPDGRPGWVQHFLRQGHAVYVVDNVERGRAGWAPFAQVWPEPPIIRNAEESWSLFRFGRAEDFEARRAFAGQRFPVAAFDSFIRHAVPRWLGNNDAALQGFCAVLDRVGPCLVLAHSHGGEVAYRALHARPELVRGVIGIEPSGFSSEVVAASVADKPFLFVYGDYLDATPLWRKLCASGAEYAGELARQGARVQTWRLADMGIAGNSHMPMMDDNSDDIAARIGAWIRGAAA; translated from the coding sequence ATGAAGCAGGCACTGGCCCTGGCCGACTTCGGCAGCTTCTACGCGGGCGGCAGGCCGGTGCGCATCGACGGTCTGCCCACGCGCGACATCGCCTTCACCCAAAGCGCGTCGCTGGCCTATGACCCCAATGGCCTGTATCACTTCGAACAGGCCTACGCGCAGTACTTCATCCCGGCGCGGCTGGCGCATCCGCTGCCCGTCGTGCTGCTGCACGGCGGCGGCATGACGGGCGCGATGTGGGAGCAGACGCCGGACGGCCGGCCGGGCTGGGTGCAGCATTTCCTGCGCCAGGGGCACGCGGTGTATGTGGTGGACAATGTGGAGCGCGGGCGCGCCGGCTGGGCGCCGTTCGCGCAAGTCTGGCCGGAGCCGCCCATCATCCGCAATGCCGAGGAAAGCTGGTCGCTGTTTCGTTTCGGGCGCGCCGAGGATTTCGAGGCGCGGCGCGCGTTCGCGGGACAGCGCTTTCCGGTGGCCGCCTTCGACAGCTTCATCCGGCATGCTGTGCCGCGCTGGCTGGGCAACAACGACGCCGCCTTGCAGGGCTTCTGCGCCGTGCTGGACCGCGTCGGGCCCTGCCTGGTGCTGGCGCACAGCCATGGCGGCGAAGTCGCCTACCGCGCGCTGCATGCGCGGCCGGAGCTGGTGCGCGGCGTGATCGGCATCGAGCCGTCCGGATTTTCCAGCGAGGTCGTGGCGGCCAGCGTGGCCGACAAGCCGTTCCTGTTCGTTTACGGCGACTACCTGGACGCCACGCCGCTCTGGCGGAAACTGTGCGCCAGCGGCGCCGAATACGCCGGTGAGCTGGCGCGCCAGGGCGCTCGCGTGCAGACGTGGCGCCTGGCCGACATGGGCATCGCCGGCAATTCGCACATGCCCATGATGGACGACAACAGCGACGACATCGCCGCGCGCATCGGCGCGTGGATACGCGGCGCGGCGGCCTGA